In Musa acuminata AAA Group cultivar baxijiao chromosome BXJ3-9, Cavendish_Baxijiao_AAA, whole genome shotgun sequence, a single genomic region encodes these proteins:
- the LOC103998582 gene encoding auxin-induced protein 15A-like: MGFRLAGVIRMKETLQRSFRKHHSLAPDVPKGHFAVYVGDMEKRFVVPLSYLQHPLFQSLLHKAAEEYGFEHPRGMLRVPCNEDAFASLTSRMSSS; this comes from the coding sequence aTGGGATTTCGATTGGCAGGAGTGATCCGCATGAAGGAGACGCTTCAACGGTCCTTCAGGAAGCACCACTCGTTGGCGCCGGATGTGCCGAAGGGGCACTTCGCGGTGTACGTCGGCGACATGGAGAAGCGGTTCGTCGTCCCTCTCTCCTACCTGCAGCATCCTTTGTTCCAGAGCTTGCTCCACAAGGCTGCAGAAGAATATGGCTTCGAGCACCCCCGAGGAATGCTTAGGGTTCCGTGCAACGAAGATGCCTTCGCCTCTCTCACTTCAAGAATGAGCAGCTCGTGA
- the LOC103998583 gene encoding auxin-induced protein 15A-like: MSCIPSYIPSNNKYLSGRREKSLAMGVRLAGVVRMKHILQQSFRNQQRATASADVPKGHFAVYVGEMEKRFVVPICYLHHPSFQTLLHKAEEEYGFEHPRGMLRVPCDEDDFATLTSQMTGS; this comes from the coding sequence ATGTCTTGTATCCCTTCATACATACCCTCAAACAACAAATACTTGTcgggaagaagagagaaaagctTGGCCATGGGAGTTCGCTTGGCAGGAGTTGTACGCATGAAGCACATCCTTCAACAATCTTTCCGGAACCAGCAGAGGGCGACGGCGTCGGCGGATGTCCCGAAGGGCCACTTTGCGGTATACGTCGGCGAGATGGAGAAGCGGTTCGTCGTCCCTATCTGCTATCTGCACCACCCTTCCTTCCAAACCTTGCTTCATAAGGCCGAAGAGGAGTATGGATTCGAGCACCCGAGAGGCATGCTCAGAGTTCCATGCGACGAAGATGACTTCGCTACTCTCACTTCTCAAATGACCGGCTCCTGA